The genome window ATAACATTTAGGAGATGTGCAACCCACTCTACCATGGACAACATGCTAAAATAAGGCCAAACTATTAATAATCAGATCTAAAAACTGCATTGGgtacaagcaaaaaaaaaagtattcctCCTGAAAAGTAACAGCATATTTCATGCGGTCATAAAAAACATCCTCCTTTGTGTTCGAAGGTCTTAAAGTAAAGAGAAAGAACATCCCACTGCAAATTTGATGAAGCCACACAGAGATGATCTGGATTATAACCCAAGGATTAAATTCACTAATCCAAACGTATCTCTTGATAATGCGTAATAACTAATAATCCTCTTGATAAATGGCTGCTTAATGTGGACGAGAGGGTGATGAATTTCCAACAATTTCCAACATATGACAGTGCTGCCCTCTAGTGTTTTGTATGTTCCCTCTCCTCCATCTTGCTTTGTGTTTCAGCCAGCCCCCCCTGTGGTGATGACACATTCACCAGCTGAAGTTTGGTCTATAAATAAAGAAACTCCAACACAGTCTTTATCACTTGCTATGTTCAATCTTTTCGGCAGAATAGCTGCAGAGCATAGATGATCTCTCCCTCTGTAGTTTCTTTATTCAAGATCATTTTTCCTTCAAGATTTGATCTCCAGGACTGgacaaaattaacatttaaatatatctcGGTCCTTTCAGTTTGACTTGTCCTCTTTTTCACTATTGGTAGtataaaatgttcacatttttgtcctttttccatttttgtctcTTCTTTTCTATACCTGCTCTGATTTTTCTGGGAGCCTGATGTATGTCTTTCTTGAAGCAAGAAGATGCATCGCTaattcatctgtttgttttgctcaAAAAGTAGCAAAATTAGAGTGTGATTTTTGGGTAAATCCACTTAAACACAGTTTATCTacctatttatttttaacatagtGTTAACATGGCataaatctgtacaaaatttcctAGATACATAcatcaaatgtataaaatgagTCTTACAAAGGGGAAGCATGAATGAATATATTTCTACtcaaactttttatttaacattccACTACTGAATGTAAGTGAAAGCACTCACTATTGGTAGAAGCAGCAGACTGTGTAGACAAAGCTAAGCAGTTTAGTGCCTCCTTACTGGGATTTACAGAGGAAAATCCCTGACAGAGCCAGGCTGCTACAACCTGCTCAGGTTTAGCATTTAGAACACTGCTGAGTGGAAATGTGTAACAAAATACTGCAAAACAAGTTGATGAAAATTACAGCAGCAGATAATGGTTAAGGTTAAAATGGATAGTTAATAACAACATGTAACAGTTTTAAGCACAATAGCCATTAACCTCAGCAACCTGTGATCTTCAAAGCTGATGTTTGCTGGCTGTTTGATAAAGTGTTAATACAGAGGCGTAACACTCACAGGAAAATATGACAACAATTCTGTTTAGTCAGATTATAATGATCAACTGTTATTCTCTTATTTTTCTGTAATATGCTGactaaatcacattttaaagtgaCCGCACACTTGCACAAATGTTACATCCTTGCTctttttgaattgtttttttacattttaagccCCAAATTAACAATGACATGTTACAAGGAACAGGACAACTCTGATAAAGTGACGTTACCTTCATTCTGATGGTGACTGGTTGTGATTTTCCTCTTTAGTTCATCCACCGGTCAAAAGGATGCTGCATCTCAGTCATGTGTTAAGCAGCACTGAGGTAATCCACCTGTTCTCTCtgtgtatatgcgtgtgtgtgtccagcaTGACATATGGCAGTGTGGTCCTTTTTTATACTAGTGTAGCAGCTCAAATACCTGCCAGCTAAATCCCATCTAACAGAGTTCCAGTATAATTCAGAGTACATATGACTGTACCTACAGGATTAATCACTTCTACCATTGGTTCTTATGGTACTGTGGCACAGGAAATTGAATTACTTAATCATAATATTCAGTTAAATTAGGATTTACTGACTTTTTTCAACCAAATGGAGAAATTAATATTTCACCTTGGGTTGTAGAGGTGGGTTAAACCCACCAGCAATAGACCCATGgcttgtttttagccatgctggTAGCACTTGGGGTGGCAATAtttgtccaccactttggtccaaactgaaatatctcaacaactattggatagatttcTATGACATGTGGTTCAGATATCCATGGTGTCCAGaagatgaataatgaataatgatgccctgacttttcctgttgTGCCACCAGTAGGCCAGAATTTTCatttatccagtgaaatatatCAGTATCTACAAGATGGGTTGGcactcagctgtactttgtgtttagggctaattagcaaatgttagcatgctaacatgcttaacTACATAGCAAAAATTTTGTTTAcacattgtgagcatgttagcatgctaatagtAGCATTTAGCTGAAGGCACCACTGTGCCCGAGAAgagcttcacagagctgctagcatggctactTTTGGTGTCCAGTGATTGACAAAATAAGCAAggtttaaaaatactgaatgtcTGTCTCTCGTCAAaacttttttatgtgaaaagAACAATCAAAATAACCTCCCATCTCCAATTACATGAATGTGTAGTCACATACATTGAGTTATTATCTATTTTAATGTTTCAGAGACATTCAGAAACATGAAATCATATTCAAAAtgtctcttcttttttaatCTGGAATAACACATCAACACACTTTAAAATCTacagcaaaaatgcaaaattgagTAAACAGAGCAAAACTGCAGCATTTTATGTTAATTCGGGATATTACATAAAATGACTACGTCTACATTTGATTTGTTATTCCatacacaatgaaaataattgaatcTAATAGAAGTGGCACACTAAAAATACTGCAATCTTGTGTGATTTATAATATCTAATGATTAATGCTGATACTAATCAAATTTCATATACCACTTCCCAAATGCCTTGTAAACATCCAAATGAGTAAAGCATTGCTCTTGAAATCTCTTATGAACCTCTTATGAATAGTAATGTAGTAGCACAGCACATCACCAGCATATTCTGACAAAAgcaaaaactgaacaaagaGGAACATGTTTGGACAGTATCACAGACTGAGGTCTGCTCAGCAGCACTTTACACCATCCTCTGACTCTGTCTGTGTGACAGTAGCAGTCAGTCCACCCCATCTCTCCACACACATCTATCTACAGCCTCCTGCAGGCAGGTTATACACTGTAGACTTCATTCATGGGAGAAGACTGGGCCAACCTAGCTACTGTATCCACACAGAGGAGGGAGGTGTGGAAATGCTTGCAGAGAAACCACAGTCTGATTACTGCTTAAAACAGCCACAACTGCTCAGAGAATTGCTGTTTTCCTGCATATTCTGACTACTAAACtactaaaaagtaaaataccAAATAAACCCACTGTAACTAACTAGAAgtgaaatacacaaataaaaacattcgTAATATTACCGGCATCAGGCTAATGATGATGCGGAGGATGGACGTGGTCGTGACTGTGATGGGGAGATGGAAGATTTTGAGTTTTATTCTGATTTGTATCCTGCTGATGGTGGGATTGATTCTGGTGAGTGgtatgatggtggtgatgaggatgatgatgatgaaggttgtGGTGATGAGTGGATCTAGGAGCTGTGATTTCCTCCTCTGGTTCATCAGTTTCCAGTTGActtgtgggtaatgtagttgGTTCGTTGACACTCAACTGCGCTGTCTCGTTCGTCGtgatgctgttgttgttgccgCTTGATAAAGTGGAATTAATCTGGGAGAGATAAAATAACTGTCATAACCATATTATGATGTTGCTGTTCTTGCTTTAGAGCTacaaaaaacagctgcctgctctgGCTGGAAAAAAGCGTAGTTTGTAGAcctgaaaatcaaaacaacaagctaaaagaggctaaaacttTAGAGCAGCAGAGTTAGTGGCAATCATTTATGGGTTTGCCACTACAAGTGACTGCTTTGACATTACATTTATCTATTGttgatattaaaaatatttgtgagtgcagctttaaatatatttttgatgaATTCATACTAAACACTGAAAATCACACGAAGAAATGTATGTTAATATACATAACTACACATACAGATGTCTGCGAGTGTGTATTTGAAGGAACACatgactgtgagtgtgtgaacgCGTGCATAAACAATATAATCATACATGCGTACAAGCACTcactcgtgtgtgtgttttgtgattaCTACTCACAGAGCAATTGCAGATATTTTTGTGATAGGTGGCTCTGATTGCAGCCTCTACATATGGGTAGTGCAGGAAACTGTACGGTAGCACTACATGGTAGGTGAGGAGACCACACCTGGAAACAAatgaggaagacagagagaatcAAAATGTGCATGTTAATCACTGCAGTGTTATCAGTTCCTTACTTATTGTCCAAATAGGCAAACACAGATGATCTAGTAACGTCTTTTATCTCAGAAACTCTCCATGtatttctttttagttttttgggATAAGTCACACTTGTTTTCAAGAGTGGGTCCTAATTCTTGGATGCACTAAAATTCTCTAACACGAGCCAAAAGGTGGCAAAGAACATGTATTATTAATGTAAAACCAATTTTAAAAGCATGACATAAAACCCTAAAATTGGCAGGCCAAGAGTGCTGAGACTGGTACtaatattttatgcattttaagTTCACACTGTAGTGTTATCAAAGAGCTCCAAATCCTGCTGGGGTTGTTTTTGCATGAGTCACAGAGTAATATCTTCTATGCAGTCTGTTGAGCTTCATGGTCCCTAAATCTGCTGGTGTTTTGACATAAAATCAAAATTTGATATAGCTGTCTTGAAGAGGAGGCTGGTCTTACCTATCATAGACCAGGAAGTCATCTTTGTCACCATCCAGCTCCTCCCACACGTCACTTTGAAAGGGAGCCTGCTGATACACCGGAACATCAGGTGGAGCTTTTCTCTTCAGCTCCCAGTACATGGCTCTGGACAGAGCCTCTCGCTCGTTTACTATCATGAAAGACACCTCCGTCAGTTTGCTGCGGTTCAGCCTGTCACGCAGACCTCCAATGCTACAGTGAGACAGATAGAGGAGCAGATCGAGCTGAGTCACTTCACTGTTCATCCAGGCTGTTTCAAAGAAGAACTAGGTCCTTTTACTGCAAAACATTACAACTCTCAAATGAAATGAGTGCACTTCATCTTCCTCCAGGTAATGCTGGCCACCTAAACAACTGCTGCTTTGCAAGATGATCAACCAGTTTATTTAATCATGTTCTACCAGCTGCAGTGACAGCTGGGAGTAAACAGACAACCATCTTCTTTGCTGCTATCTAAGAGTTCTTTTACCTTTTACTTAAAAACATCTGTTAATACCAGAATAGAATACCAGACATACCAGTGTTGTGGGTCTAATTTTATAGAAATGCTCCACACTCAATCATTAACATGCCAATCTGGCCACTGTAATATGGCTAGATATTAGATCTTAAAGTCCTAAACAAGAAAGTACATTTTGTAAGTAAGAAAAAGTCTAATGAAGTGACAGTCTGAATTTGTTGTGTGGCAAATTGCAAATGTCTACTTCAAGAATAGTTAAAAACTATGTGGTGATGTGACCAAGTGCCACAAATGTGTGCTTGGTATGTTTGCGCTGTGGTCAAAAAATGCACCCCCTACCAAATAGCAACATCCCTTCTAACTAACTAATTAGAATAATGAGTCAGCCTTAGAATCAATGAGCACTTTATTTTAaggaatacagtacattttgggaaacacactTATTCTTCTTCAtgacaagagaagaagaagaagtcttAACTCtgggaaaaaagcaaataagcatcCAGGGATTtcataaaatgttgaactattcctttaaattattattacaaGAAAAATGTTGAGAGAAAGTCAagggtatatatatatatatatatatatatatatatacatatcaatttgaaacatgtttcaattttaattattgatattGTCTGTAAAACTGATGGCCTAACTGTTAATGTTAACTCTGGCCAAAACTTCGTCATTTCCCCAACCCCAACTTTCcttaatgataatgatgattcCTTAATATGATTCTTACTAATTTAACTCTCCCTGTGACAATTTTGATACCCTGTGTATCACTGTTGTAGATTATAATACTATACTAGTTTCATGAAGTCTGTTTTCTTACTTGGAGGCCTGAGTGAGACAGAACTGTCAGCTGGCCTTCAGTagcgccaccaccaccacacttCCCAGCAGCTTCTGCATGGGTGCCTGTCCCTTTATGGTCCAGTTGGGGGCAGGTTTGCAGATCCTGGAGGCATTATTGCCCCCCTCTACCAGCAGAGAGACTTGTGAGGCACACAGCAGGCCTGGCAGGGCCGCGCACAGCCACAGCGACGAGAGAGAGTACATTGTCCCCCCCCTGGCTGCCTATACTGGATCCAAATGAGAAGACGTGCATTTAATTAGACAAGCAACAATTACAACTCTGAAGTTAATGAGATCAATGAAATTGACCAACCATGGATCTTCACATCCTTTGCTAAAGCctctatactgtacataactTAAATTCAAATGATATAAATGCAGTCTGTGGACTACAGTGCAGGGCAACACGTGCAGGCTGTCTGGTCTAAAAACAGATTCAGTCTTTGGCAGGTTTCCCCCAGCGCTGAAAACAACATGGCTCGTCAGTCTGATCccataataatgaaaaaagtaaaCCCTCATTGTCTCTCTTATCACATGTGGACATAATCTGCAAAGCGAGTTTGTTACGGGGTAAACAACCAACAGACTGAGTGTCGGGACAAATGGACGGACAGACTGGCAGGcatgcagaaaaacaaagagagccAGCAGGCACACAGACATCAACAGATCCAAAACTGCACTGCTTGTACAAACAGGCTCAAGATCACATTTTGTCAACTGTTGATTTAAAACTACTTAAAGTTTAGCGATCAGATTGCAGATTTGATCTAAATCAATACGCCAGTGTCTGGAAACAATTTTGTGTCCCACAAATGTAGGCTAGTTATTGAATTCAAATGTATTAAGTGTTTGAAAATTGATTAACAAATTATTTTGAAGctaagaacaaaaaaaaaacctacccATTTGAAAAGAATTAAAGTAAGAAATGAAAAGTACAACGGCATAACACATTTATGATTTGCTCATAATACAGGAGGAAAATAAGAGCAAAAATACTGACTTTTATTTACTTCAATAATATAAATAGGAGCCAGAACAGAAACTCTTACCtctgtcctctccctctctgtcctgtgACCCACAAACAGGCAGCACACCcctgttgtttttaaagccttTGCGGTTGAATAAGCACTTCCCCCAAATCAaacagacagaggcagagaaacacacagtacacaacCAGTGTAACACGTACTCGTTGTATAATTGTAAACACATTCAATTCATGATTATATACATGCTACAGACAAAATAATGTTAGCATTGAGGATTCAAATGTGAAAGTATCTACATCACCAGTGCAgataagactagaaaggtgGGGAATCTAAAATTCGGCAGGAAAGGCACGGgtggaactaataacattaataattgaCTCCATTGAGGTTTATCGATTCCATGCTGACTCATTGCCAAggcttactgggacacctgGATGTTATAAATAAGACCTGTGCTTTTCCAATCCCATAGCCCATACtaaatgtatacagtacatgactAATTGTCACTTTTTCTGAAGTTGGTACACAGCAAAATCtacatttaaatttacagttttatcCAACAATAAACCCaatttaacaatatatatttgtatttattttctgagaTCTTGCTGTTGCTGCTTCCACCTGCAGTTTATTGGAATTCCTGAAGTGCTGTGAGCAGCTCCTCCCATTCCTTCAAACGAAGAAAGTGTTTTTTGAGCATTTAATGTCTGTATTATTGAGTcaacagtagagagatgacaggaaataagcgggagagagagaaggggaacaacCAAGATCCTCAGCTGGCTGGGTGTCACGATGATTCATGATCAGCACCTTAAACCCCCAGACCACCAGGGCATACAATCCAACTCCTCCACTTCCATTGTGCATTGCAAATTGTCACTGAAAAATCAAGCACTTTAGTATGTACACTAAGTGTTTGAATATAAATAACTTAGTCATTGGAAAAGTACTGAAATAGTATGTAGTATAACTGGGACAgatgctgtgaaaaaggcctattagCTGTATTGCTCCCTCCTGTCATGTCCTTGTTGGTTAGTCTAAACTTGTTGATCATTTCTTCTGCCAGATGTGTTTCCCTTGACATATTAAATTATAAGTTAATATTGAACATTCATTTATAACCTCAACTTCTATAAATGAATCACTGTAACTTGTTAATTTGATTACTCTATGGCAAGGTCGGTCTgtcagtccagactgaaacatctcagcaACTAcatgatggattgccattaaattttgtacaggCATTCATGGTCCCAGGAGAATAAAGCCTTCTGACTTTGGCGCTCCctaaaacacaattttattgTCCACAAAGGAGGAAAATTGTCTCTGGTCCATTTGGcaaatacctacaaaactaatgacatttccatcagcctcatcTGTACTTTGTTAGTGTCAATTGTCAAATGTTAACATAGTCCTGTTTACCATCAAAAGGCCTTCTGCTTTGTGATATTGATCCCATTACTGCgtaatatttactttactatGCATGAGTCAGGCTTTGGACTGTGTACAGGTGACTGCTACCATGTGACAAACAACTGTAAGATGCAAGAGGCCAAAATCAATGACAATCAGCAGGAGAAGGTCAAAGTGACAGACTTACTGCAAAGAGTTGATTATCAAAgaaacagtactacagtacttgCATACAGTTCGATGCATTGATCAGCCTGTATGTAAAATTTATCATATACATCTTTCAATGTCAACCTAAACGTTGTCTTCACATGGCAGTTCAACTCAGGATACAAGCCAACTGCAGAACAAATATCTCTTTCACATGAATGATTTGCTAAAAGTCCAAATTGGGTCAAAGTAAAGTGTCAGTCTTTGTTTTATGCAGGGTAAAGTTAACTCTGACAGGAGCTACATGCTTCACCTGATAGGCCAGACAGAGTATTTTGTTACTACAGTGCTATTTGAGGAGACTTATGGTGagttgctttttttaaaatcactaaTGGAGTCATGAGCTTCTGTTTTGATTCCAATCTAACCAGTGTAGTAATGGCAACAATGCTGTTCATCTGTTACTGTAAGCTGCCTGATATACTGTGCTGAcctgcattcacacacacacacacacacacacacacacacaaagacaattaCAGCTGATTCTTTACAATCactttattttgtcacagtgccAGTGTTTtcaatatatataatgtcatgTGACTTACTGTGGTTTGTCTGAGCTTTCATTGATACCTTTTGTGGTAACTACAACTGCACTGCAAATTTGAACACTTCAAGACAGAGCAAACAGTCAAATGTCCAACTAATTGAAATTTACAAATCGATCTAGTGTAGAATTACACTAGTTATTTACCAATGAAGGGTTTACTAACTTGATTTCCTTGTTGACTGAACACAGTGCTCCCTAATAAATTCTATGATGTGTTACTGAAAAACTGCAAAGGTTTTGAACATGTGATCAAAATGGGCTGCATGAGAATTAAGGAAATCAAACTTAATTCTGCTGACAGTATTCCAATGATTTGTAACAGAGAATGTTAAGTCAGACAGCATGGTTTGAGACCAAAACCCACCAATtatgtttaaactttaaatgcaaatatcaTTCCAGACATTCACTTTCATCCCAGTTTTGTGCTACAGCTTTACACATACCATCAAACGATGAATATTTGGGGTGAATTTGACCAAAAAATAAAGCTAACATAAAGTACAGGACAGTTtattgtgtaatgtgtttgcATGCCACAGTAGTCCTCATAATAT of Thunnus thynnus chromosome 12, fThuThy2.1, whole genome shotgun sequence contains these proteins:
- the selenop2 gene encoding selenoprotein Pb; its protein translation is MYSLSSLWLCAALPGLLCASQVSLLVEGGNNASRICKPAPNWTIKGQAPMQKLLGSVVVVALLKASUQFCLTQASNIGGLRDRLNRSKLTEVSFMIVNEREALSRAMYWELKRKAPPDVPVYQQAPFQSDVWEELDGDKDDFLVYDRCGLLTYHVVLPYSFLHYPYVEAAIRATYHKNICNCSINSTLSSGNNNSITTNETAQLSVNEPTTLPTSQLETDEPEEEITAPRSTHHHNLHHHHPHHHHHTTHQNQSHHQQDTNQNKTQNLPSPHHSHDHVHPPHHH